A single window of Dermacentor albipictus isolate Rhodes 1998 colony chromosome 1, USDA_Dalb.pri_finalv2, whole genome shotgun sequence DNA harbors:
- the LOC135913725 gene encoding solute carrier family 22 member 7-like — protein MDILVPRRLLSKDLLTSESFDCADAFGHGTFQRRLLLLCTIATFLSNLHGFVFPLIMRDVKYRCKLPAPPPHYNGSALEWRSLLIPEEADGELSLCRRYEHPEEPNGSTPNTIPCGEWVYDDDDEPARTSIVSDWDLVCQRRILVSVMIAVHSFSSFLFTVVAGSLADAIGRLPVVLACAVALIVSTVAACLSKSYVMFVAVKFISSGSAFAVMIITAMSVFEITTHSNRPLHVIFGATLGLLFSDMWYATVATVKLGWMLKQVVFMFPTVLMLPAFCVVFESPRWLVAKAQFNAAEAVMMTAAAMNHFPIHYTAVTLDKVKTVMVRNAVRLPSIDQDMPSAYSMRRRALILSLSYFSVTFSVFVPSFATGNRNEPWHTLGSFSVNLLGYAMMHLLITRLSILTVMNVWFSVLGVLQCLLSLAVGAGAELMSQALVMVATALFYSGSVLCFVYTLELFPTAIRGTVVCWVFACGRLGAVCATVVLEFLGLSRADLGHAVAGTLLMASMFAQGGLPQATTVECNKMEHRPASAVRKRSMEYMKKTLDSGLRDTSRSRISIDNSKCSTVSRSRRRSRH, from the coding sequence ATGGACATCCTGGTGCCACGACGGCTGCTGTCCAAGGACCTTTTGACCAGCGAGTCCTTCGACTGCGCAGACGCCTTCGGCCACGGCACCTTTCAAAGGCGCCTGCTGCTGCTCTGCACCATCGCTACCTTCCTTTCGAACCTCCATGGCTTTGTATTCCCTTTGATCATGAGAGACGTTAAGTACAGGTGCAAGCTTCCGGCGCCGCCGCCGCATTACAACGGTTCTGCGCTCGAATGGAGGAGTTTGTTAATCCCCGAAGAAGCAGATGGCGAATTGAGCCTCTGTCGCCGCTACGAGCACCCGGAGGAACCAAACGGCAGTACCCCCAACACGATTCCCTGCGGTGAGTGGGtgtacgacgacgatgacgagCCGGCGCGCACTAGCATCGTGAGTGACTGGGACCTCGTCTGTCAGAGGCGTATACTCGTCTCGGTGATGATTGCGGTCCACAGCTTCAGCTCTTTCCTGTTCACAGTCGTCGCTGGATCGCTCGCCGACGCCATAGGTCGGTTGCCCGTGGTCCTGGCATGCGCGGTAGCACTCATCGTCTCCACTGTCGCCGCATGCCTTTCCAAAAGCTACGTGATGTTCGTGGCAGTGAAGTTTATCAGCTCGGGAAGCGCATTCGCAGTCATGATTATTACCGCCATGTCCGTCTTCGAGATTACCACGCACAGTAACCGGCCGCTCCATGTCATCTTTGGCGCAACGCTGGGCCTTCTGTTTTCCGACATGTGGTATGCCACCGTCGCAACAGTCAAGCTCGGTTGGATGCTGAAGCAGGTGGTGTTTATGTTTCCGACCGTGCTCATGCTGCCGGCCTTCTGCGTCGTCTTCGAGTCACCCCGCTGGCTGGTCGCAAAGGCTCAATTCAATGCTGCGGAGGCGGTTATGATGACTGCGGCCGCGATGAACCACTTTCCCATCCATTACACGGCGGTGACACTGGACAAGGTCAAGACGGTGATGGTCAGGAACGCCGTTCGCCTGCCTTCCATCGACCAGGACATGCCCAGTGCGTACTCCATGCGGCGGCGCGCTCTGATTTTGAGCCTTTCGTATTTCTCCGTCACGTTCTCCGTGTTCGTCCCGTCGTTCGCCACTGGGAATCGAAATGAGCCCTGGCACACTCTGGGGTCATTTTCCGTGAACCTGTTAGGCTACGCGATGATGCACCTCCTAATCACCaggctcagcatactgactgtgATGAATGTGTGGTTTTCGGTGCTCGGCGTGCTTCAATGCCTACTGAGTCTAGCGGTCGGCGCGGGTGCCGAGCTTATGAGCCAGGCCCTGGTCATGGTGGCCACGGCGCTCTTCTACTCCGGCTCTGTCCTTTGCTTCGTCTACACCCTCGAGCTTTTCCCTACAGCCATCCGTGGTACGGTTGTATGCTGGGTCTTCGCCTGTGGACGCCTAGGCGCCGTGTGTGCTACGGTAGTGCTGGAGTTCCTTGGGCTCAGTCGTGCTGACCTTGGGCACGCGGTGGCCGGCACTCTTCTTATGGCGTCGATGTTCGCCCAGGGTGGCCTACCGCAGGCCACCACGGTAGAGTGCAACAAGATGGAACACCGGCCCGCGTCGGCTGTGAGGAAACGCAGCATGGAATACATGAAGAAGACGCTTGACTCCGGGCTCCGCGACACGTCCAGAAGTAGGATTAGTATCGACAACTCCAAGTGCAGCACTGTGTCTCGCAGccgtcgacgttcacgtcactAG